The segment ACATCTGTATACGCTCAATGGACATACAGATCAAATTTCGCATTTGGCGTTTAGTCCTGATAGCCAAACATTAGTTAGTTCTGCCAGGGATAACGCCGTTAAACTATGGAATTCTGATACTGGAATAGAGAAAAAAACGATCAAAACAATGGGACCAGTGCTGTTTAGTTCCGATGGTACAACACTTCTTATTGGCGGCCGCGCAATCTCTCTTTGGGATACTCAAGTTAGTGAATATAAAAGACCGCTCACTGGAGATATACCCTATACACTATCCATCGCTTTTAGTCCAAATGAAGATATGGTTGTTAGCGGGAATGAAGATCATAAGGTTTATTTGTGGGAGTATAATTCTTCTGATCACGATATTCCAACTATCACCGATAATGGCATGGTTCGTTTGATTTATTTTCTACCAAAGGGTCGGGAACATCGCGAAGAAAGAGTTCAAGCTATACGTGAATTAGCGAAAGATACAAAACAGTTTTTCGCCGAGGAAATGCACAGAAATGGATTTGGCGGTAAATCTTTTAATATTGAAACCGATAAAAACGGAGAGCCAGTCGTACATAGTATTAATGGTAAGTTTGATGAAGATTACTACAACAAAAATGAAAGAAAAAACCCTGAGTGGGCTTTATGGGAAGAAATTGTTGAAAATTTCGACGATTTTCAGCATGTCTATCTTACTTACATGGACACGAACAGTGAAATTATTGGCAAAGATGCGTGCGGTATAGGAGGTCCGAGTTATTTTACGCTTTCTGTTCATGCACATGCGTCTATTGGTGGGTTAGCACTCAGACATAGACACAACACACAAACGGATGAGGTGCTTGGGGGCATGGGAATGATTCCAGCCTCTGGTCACTGCTTTAGAAATAATCGTGAGGATCTGCACCCATTCGTAGTAACAATTCATGAACTTTTGCACGCCTTTGGATTAGAACACGATTACCGAGAAGGACGCGATAGCGATACTGCGATAGGTGGAAGGGGATTCCGATTATCTAAATGTGCAGCGGAATGGCTGAATGTAAGTCGGTTTTTTAATTCAAGATCTGTCTCATTCAATACAAAAGGTAGTGTTGAATTTATATCAATCAATACTTACGGAAATGACGAGGTCAGTCTGAGTTTTCAACTCACTGATCCCGATAGATTACATCAGGCGCAATTATTAGTACCAGAGGATGGTGCTTGGACTGCTTTTCGGTTAATAGAATGTAAAATATTAAATGGACAAACTCAAAAAGTGACCTTTGTCACGACAGAATTGAACAATCAACCGACGGAGAGAGTAACAATTCAATTTATAGATGGTAGCGGAAATATCACATGGGCTACTTACCCAATCCAATTAGATGCAATAACTCAAACAAGAAACCCTTTAGATGTTAATAAAGATGGCAATATTGATATTAAGGATTTGGTGAAGGTCGCCTCCAATTTCGGTGAAAGACTGGGACCAGAAGCGGATCAGGCCCCTGATGTCAATAGAGATGGCATAGTTGACATTCAAGACTTGATATTAGTTGTTGAAGAATTGAGCCGTGTTGTGGCTGCGCCTATGCTTAATCCACAGACTATTGAAGAATTTACTACTATAGATGCCCTTCAACGGTTGATTGAAGCAAAACACTTAGCAGTGAAAAATGGAGCATCACAAGCAGGTATTCGCTTTTTAGAGGAGCTCTTGGTAGCGATAACTCCGCCGAGACAGACGGCTATCTTAGCTAACTACCCGAACCCGTTCAATCCAGAGACATGGATTCCCTATCAACTCGCAAATGACACACGGGTTAGTATATACATTTATTCTGTAGATGGACAACTTGTAAGAATGTTGGACTTAGGACATAAAACATCAGGTCTTTATCATAGTCACTCACGCGCCGCGTATTGGGATGGGAAAAACCAATTCGGTGAACCTGCTGCAAGCGGTATTTATTTTTCTACACTTAATACCGCTGATTTCACTGCCACAAAAAAATGATTATAAAAAAATAATTAGACGATTTTTGTAATTTAATGTGAGTTTGATACATATAGTAGATTTTAAAATGAATTAGACACGCTTATGAAAGGAGCGAACACAATGAGCAATCTCGTTTATGATCTTTTAGCCGAAAATTTAGAAAAACAGGGAATTCAGATAGAAACGGTCAAGGACCATCTCAAAACGCAGCACATCGAAACACCGTCGTGGGGCTACGGTAACTCCGGCACCCGATTTGGGGTCTTTGAACAACCCGGCGCGGCGCGAAATGCAGCAGAGCGTTTGGAAGACGCTGCCACCGTTCACCGCTTCACCGGTATCGCCCCCACAGTCGCGCTCCACATTCCATGGGATAAAACCGACGATTGGGGTGCCTTGAAGCAGTACGCCGCGGATGTCGGTATCGGCATCGGTGCGATCAACCCGAACGTCTTCCAAGATCAGGCGTATAAACTCGGAAGCGTCTGCAACCCTGATGTCAGTATCCGCCGACTCGCCATTGATCACATGCTGGAATGTGTTGACATCATGGAGAAGACAGGCTCCGATCTGCTCAGTTTGTGGTTCGCAGACGGTACCAACTTTCCCGGCCAGTCGAATTTCAGGAAGCGCAAGCGGTGGATGGAGGAAGCATTAGCCGAAGTCTACGATGCCCTTCCAGATGCCACCCGTATGCTCATCGAGTATAAATTCTTCGAGCCAGCGTTTTACCATACCGACCTCCCCGATTGGGGCACCGCCTACCTCATGGCAACGAAACTCGGTGAGAAAGCGCAGGTCCTCATCGACTTGGGGCATCACCCGCAAGGCACAAATATTGAGTTCATCGTTGCCTATCTGATTGACGAGGGGAAACTCGGTGGATTCCACTTCAACTGCCGGAAATACGCCGACGACGATCTGACGGTCGGTTCTATCAATCCACAGGAGCTCTTCCTGATTTACACCGAGTTGGTCGCCGCAGAACTCGACCCAGATACGGAAACCGACATCGCTTACATGATTGATCAGAGCCACAATCTGAAGCCGAAGGTAGAAGCGAGTATCCAATCTGTCTGCAATCTCCAAAAGGCATACACAAAGGCACTGCTCGTTGACCGCGAGGCACTCGCAGCCGCGCAGGATGCTGCCGATCTCGTTGAAGCGGAGTCCATCCTCCAACGCGCGTACGAAACGGATGTGAACCCACTTTTAGAGCAGGTCCGCTTGGAAATGGGACGCGATCCGCATCCGTTAGCAGCTTATCGGAAAAGCGGCTATTATGAGAAGATTAGTGCCGCGCGCGTCGGGGGCGAAAGCCAAGGCTGGGCATAGGAATGGAAGGATAGACGCAAAAGTTGGAAGTGTGGAAGGTTGGAAGAGTGGGGCACTTATCCTTCCTTTCTTCCATCCTTCCAGTCAAACGCTTTCAATCCCATAAGCAAGCGCAAGAATTTTGCGTTCGTCTCATAAAAAATATGACTAAAATTAAAATCGGAATTGTTGGTTCGGGCGGGATGGCACGGCACCATCTCGCCCGATTTGCACCAATGGAGACCGCTGAAGTCGTAGCGATCGCCTCCAGAAATCAGCAGACAGGAACGCAACTTGCTGCAG is part of the Candidatus Poribacteria bacterium genome and harbors:
- a CDS encoding dockerin type I domain-containing protein produces the protein MKRKQFLIFRLLLAFVLFLPISVSIAAPKTVLEGHTDRVWSVAFSPDGNMIASASWDDTIRLWDVKTERLLHILTGHTSDVTTVAFSPDGKTLVSGSWDATIKLWDPLSGKLKRTLTEHAGGISSVVFSPDGQTFASGSADKTVKLWNTSTWQLKTTLTEHNDVVDVVALAPNGGMLASGSRDKTICLWFRLWNGNWKHLYTLNGHTDQISHLAFSPDSQTLVSSARDNAVKLWNSDTGIEKKTIKTMGPVLFSSDGTTLLIGGRAISLWDTQVSEYKRPLTGDIPYTLSIAFSPNEDMVVSGNEDHKVYLWEYNSSDHDIPTITDNGMVRLIYFLPKGREHREERVQAIRELAKDTKQFFAEEMHRNGFGGKSFNIETDKNGEPVVHSINGKFDEDYYNKNERKNPEWALWEEIVENFDDFQHVYLTYMDTNSEIIGKDACGIGGPSYFTLSVHAHASIGGLALRHRHNTQTDEVLGGMGMIPASGHCFRNNREDLHPFVVTIHELLHAFGLEHDYREGRDSDTAIGGRGFRLSKCAAEWLNVSRFFNSRSVSFNTKGSVEFISINTYGNDEVSLSFQLTDPDRLHQAQLLVPEDGAWTAFRLIECKILNGQTQKVTFVTTELNNQPTERVTIQFIDGSGNITWATYPIQLDAITQTRNPLDVNKDGNIDIKDLVKVASNFGERLGPEADQAPDVNRDGIVDIQDLILVVEELSRVVAAPMLNPQTIEEFTTIDALQRLIEAKHLAVKNGASQAGIRFLEELLVAITPPRQTAILANYPNPFNPETWIPYQLANDTRVSIYIYSVDGQLVRMLDLGHKTSGLYHSHSRAAYWDGKNQFGEPAASGIYFSTLNTADFTATKK
- the rhaI gene encoding L-rhamnose isomerase; translated protein: MSNLVYDLLAENLEKQGIQIETVKDHLKTQHIETPSWGYGNSGTRFGVFEQPGAARNAAERLEDAATVHRFTGIAPTVALHIPWDKTDDWGALKQYAADVGIGIGAINPNVFQDQAYKLGSVCNPDVSIRRLAIDHMLECVDIMEKTGSDLLSLWFADGTNFPGQSNFRKRKRWMEEALAEVYDALPDATRMLIEYKFFEPAFYHTDLPDWGTAYLMATKLGEKAQVLIDLGHHPQGTNIEFIVAYLIDEGKLGGFHFNCRKYADDDLTVGSINPQELFLIYTELVAAELDPDTETDIAYMIDQSHNLKPKVEASIQSVCNLQKAYTKALLVDREALAAAQDAADLVEAESILQRAYETDVNPLLEQVRLEMGRDPHPLAAYRKSGYYEKISAARVGGESQGWA